One Methylosinus sp. C49 DNA segment encodes these proteins:
- a CDS encoding histone deacetylase family protein — protein sequence MAMIGRAVASDSTTLLVTHATGLAHEVGAGRPDQPQRLRAIVAALNGDAFAALRRAEAPEASREAILAVHAPSLLERLEKAAPQSGLATLDPDIVMSPGSLEAALHAAGGAAFAVDAVMRKAVRNAFVAMRPPGHHATRDAAMGFCFFNNAAIAARHAIAAHGAERVAIVDFDVHHGNGLQEIFWSDRKVLYCSSHQSPHYPFTGAASERGAHDNIVNAPLAKGSGGREFAQAWTQAILPRLDDFAPDILLICAGFDGHLHDPLGGLRLQRQDFAELTLRLAEIAARRCDGRVVSMLEGGYRPDDLAACVAAHVGALMGA from the coding sequence ATGGCCATGATCGGGCGCGCCGTCGCCTCGGATTCGACAACCCTCCTCGTCACCCACGCTACCGGCCTCGCGCATGAGGTCGGCGCAGGCCGTCCCGACCAGCCGCAGCGGCTGCGCGCCATCGTCGCCGCCCTGAACGGTGACGCCTTCGCCGCGCTGCGCCGCGCCGAGGCGCCGGAAGCCTCGCGCGAGGCGATCCTCGCCGTTCACGCGCCGTCTCTGCTCGAGCGTCTCGAGAAGGCCGCGCCGCAAAGCGGGCTCGCGACGCTCGATCCCGATATCGTCATGAGCCCGGGCTCGCTCGAGGCCGCGCTGCACGCCGCCGGCGGCGCGGCCTTCGCTGTCGACGCGGTGATGCGCAAAGCCGTGCGCAACGCTTTCGTCGCCATGCGCCCGCCCGGCCATCATGCGACGCGCGACGCCGCCATGGGCTTCTGCTTCTTCAACAACGCCGCCATCGCCGCGCGCCACGCCATCGCTGCCCATGGAGCCGAGCGCGTCGCCATCGTCGATTTCGACGTGCATCATGGCAATGGATTGCAGGAGATCTTCTGGTCCGACCGAAAAGTCCTCTATTGCTCCTCGCATCAATCGCCGCATTATCCTTTCACCGGCGCCGCGAGCGAGCGCGGCGCACATGACAACATCGTCAACGCTCCTCTCGCCAAAGGCTCCGGCGGCCGCGAGTTCGCGCAGGCTTGGACGCAGGCGATTCTCCCGCGCCTCGACGATTTTGCGCCGGACATCCTCCTCATTTGCGCCGGTTTCGACGGGCATTTGCACGATCCTCTCGGCGGCTTGCGCCTGCAAAGACAGGACTTCGCCGAGCTTACGCTGCGCCTCGCAGAGATCGCCGCGCGCCGCTGTGACGGGCGCGTCGTCTCAATGCTCGAGGGCGGCTATCGGCCGGACGATCTCGCCGCTTGCGTCGCCGCTCATGTCGGCGCGCTGATGGGGGCGTGA
- a CDS encoding phosphodiester glycosidase family protein, with the protein MIPLRRLLPFALMLFFAAPAAAAPRNPCQDIEDAGASYTICVFDTRNDSIRLFLADAKDEVYGSFSGLDAALAQKGEKLLFAMNAGMYDERRLPIGLYVEGGHMEKSANTHSGAGNFHMKPNGIFWVEGARAGVTETTRFLKERLHPAYATQSGPMLVIGGRINPRIHDTGTSMKIRNGVGARDGHIVAFAISNQPVTFHAFATLFRERLKCPDALFLDGSISALYAPSLSRHDRFRPMGPIVGVVERAR; encoded by the coding sequence ATGATTCCGCTTCGCCGCCTCCTGCCCTTCGCCCTCATGCTCTTCTTCGCCGCGCCCGCAGCCGCCGCGCCGCGCAATCCTTGCCAGGATATAGAGGATGCGGGCGCGAGCTACACCATCTGCGTCTTCGACACGCGCAATGATTCCATCCGGCTCTTCCTCGCCGATGCGAAAGACGAGGTCTATGGCTCCTTCTCGGGGCTCGACGCCGCGCTCGCGCAAAAGGGCGAAAAGCTCCTCTTCGCGATGAACGCAGGAATGTATGACGAGCGGCGCCTGCCGATCGGACTCTATGTCGAAGGCGGCCATATGGAGAAGAGCGCCAACACCCATTCGGGCGCGGGCAATTTCCACATGAAGCCCAATGGGATTTTCTGGGTGGAGGGCGCGCGCGCCGGCGTCACCGAGACGACGCGTTTTCTCAAAGAGCGGCTGCATCCCGCCTATGCGACGCAATCGGGGCCGATGCTCGTCATCGGCGGACGCATCAATCCGCGCATCCACGACACTGGAACGTCGATGAAGATCCGCAATGGCGTCGGCGCGCGCGACGGCCATATCGTCGCCTTCGCCATCTCCAATCAGCCGGTGACATTCCACGCTTTCGCGACTCTCTTTCGCGAGCGTTTGAAATGTCCCGACGCGCTCTTCCTCGATGGCTCGATCTCGGCGCTCTATGCGCCTTCACTGTCTCGGCACGATCGCTTCCGCCCCATGGGGCCGATCGTCGGCGTCGTCGAGCGCGCGCGATGA
- a CDS encoding GNAT family N-acetyltransferase, protein MSMIDASAERAAILVRPSRDEDVDAMLAIYLQHVRKGLDPADAPLYEPPQKEDLKRRRKNMGNHRLPHLVAEHERAVLGYAYVVPFRKRPAYRYVVKHSIYVDPRHLHRGVGRLLLQALVDSCAAAGFRQMIGYVDAANEASLKLHEAIGFRQAGYLSGVGYKFGSWTDSVILQRSLGPGAATPPDARS, encoded by the coding sequence ATGAGCATGATCGACGCGAGCGCCGAACGCGCGGCCATCCTCGTGCGCCCCTCGCGCGACGAGGATGTCGACGCCATGCTGGCGATCTATCTGCAGCATGTGCGCAAAGGGCTCGATCCCGCCGATGCGCCGCTCTACGAGCCGCCGCAGAAGGAGGATTTGAAGCGCCGGCGCAAGAATATGGGCAATCATCGACTGCCGCATCTCGTCGCCGAGCATGAGCGCGCCGTCCTCGGCTACGCCTATGTCGTGCCGTTTCGCAAACGGCCGGCCTATCGCTACGTCGTCAAGCATTCGATCTATGTCGATCCGCGCCATCTGCATCGCGGCGTCGGCCGGCTGCTGCTGCAGGCGCTCGTCGATTCCTGCGCGGCGGCGGGCTTTCGGCAGATGATCGGCTATGTCGACGCCGCCAATGAGGCGTCGCTGAAGCTGCATGAGGCGATCGGCTTTCGGCAGGCCGGATATCTTTCCGGCGTCGGATATAAGTTCGGCAGCTGGACGGATTCGGTCATATTGCAGCGCTCGCTCGGCCCCGGCGCGGCGACGCCGCCCGATGCGCGCAGCTGA
- a CDS encoding Orn/Lys/Arg decarboxylase N-terminal domain-containing protein: MDFSRRFTFLFSAPNFEADDLEGLRVNQIIAAIESMGFQVVRARRVEDAEIVVQTDAAIGCLVVDWGKKGLEGKTASLIDLMRKRGLEMPIVLLIRRKRFEDIPVEVLDFIDGYVFLAEETPEFIAKNLVSRLKQYAETLKTPFFGALVDYAEEGNQLWTCPGHNGGIFYSRSPIGRIFMEHLGEAVFRDDLDNSVVELGDLLTHEGPALAAQKAAAEIFGAEKTYFVLNGTSSSNKVVLTNLVAEGDLVLFDRNNHKAAHHGALLLGGGVPIFLPTTRNAHGLIGPIDHEAFDEEKLRERIRANPLVKDKDAWRKERPFRAAVIEQCTYDGTIHNAEWIVGKIGHLCDYILFDEAWAGFMKFHPLYERRYAMGLKNLNEASPGIVATQSTHKQLASFSQASQIHVRDRHIKGQRRRVEHRRFNEGFMQHASTSPFYPLFASLDVGAQMMKGRSGELLWDDTIRLGIELRKKLRAVRREFEAKEQDPARRWFFDPFAPDWVSIPDAARESGAHRVPWESVSTDQLARNPDFWALAPDARWHGFSNMAPGFAITDPAKLTLLTPGFDRETGAYADHGIPAPIVAQYLRENRIVPEKNDLNSLLFLLTPGVESSKAGTLVSSLVAFKRLHDDNALLQDVIPEFVTRRAARYKGVRLRDLCADMHRFFKEANASALQQAQFRQEHLPEMAMTPREAYLRLVRNDVDFLPIDEIEGRIATTLFVIYPPGIATIVPGERLGAQARPMLDYLRMFERSANLFPGFDYEIQGLYKQWNGEAKMRLYTYVVQE; this comes from the coding sequence ATGGACTTCTCCCGCCGCTTCACATTCCTCTTCTCTGCGCCCAATTTCGAGGCCGATGACCTCGAGGGATTGCGCGTCAATCAGATCATCGCGGCGATCGAGAGCATGGGCTTTCAGGTCGTGCGCGCGCGACGCGTGGAGGACGCCGAGATCGTCGTGCAGACCGACGCCGCCATCGGCTGTCTCGTCGTCGATTGGGGCAAGAAAGGCCTCGAGGGCAAGACCGCCTCGCTCATCGATCTCATGCGCAAGCGCGGCCTCGAAATGCCGATCGTGCTGCTCATTCGCCGCAAGCGCTTCGAGGATATTCCCGTCGAGGTGTTGGACTTCATCGACGGCTATGTCTTCCTCGCCGAGGAGACGCCGGAATTCATCGCCAAAAATCTCGTCTCGCGCCTCAAGCAATACGCCGAGACGCTGAAGACGCCCTTCTTCGGCGCGCTGGTCGATTATGCAGAGGAAGGCAATCAGCTCTGGACTTGCCCCGGCCATAATGGCGGCATTTTCTACAGCCGCAGCCCGATCGGCCGCATCTTCATGGAGCATTTGGGCGAGGCGGTGTTCCGCGACGATCTCGACAATTCCGTCGTCGAGCTCGGCGATCTCTTGACGCATGAAGGGCCGGCGCTCGCCGCGCAAAAAGCGGCGGCGGAAATCTTCGGCGCCGAGAAGACTTACTTTGTGCTCAACGGCACATCCTCCTCCAATAAGGTCGTGCTCACCAATCTGGTCGCCGAGGGCGATCTCGTGCTGTTCGATCGCAATAATCACAAGGCCGCGCATCATGGCGCCTTGCTGCTCGGCGGCGGCGTGCCGATCTTTCTGCCGACGACGCGCAACGCCCATGGCCTCATCGGGCCGATCGATCATGAGGCCTTCGACGAGGAGAAATTGCGCGAGCGTATTCGCGCCAATCCGCTGGTGAAGGACAAGGACGCCTGGCGCAAGGAGAGGCCGTTCCGCGCCGCCGTCATCGAGCAATGCACTTATGACGGCACCATCCATAACGCCGAATGGATCGTCGGCAAGATCGGCCATTTGTGCGATTATATTCTCTTCGACGAAGCCTGGGCCGGCTTCATGAAATTTCATCCGCTCTATGAGCGGCGCTACGCCATGGGGCTGAAGAACCTCAACGAGGCCTCGCCCGGCATCGTCGCGACGCAATCGACGCATAAGCAGCTCGCCAGCTTCTCGCAGGCCTCGCAAATTCATGTGCGCGACCGCCACATCAAAGGCCAGCGGCGGCGCGTGGAACATCGCCGCTTCAACGAAGGCTTCATGCAGCACGCCTCCACCTCGCCCTTCTATCCGCTGTTCGCCTCATTGGATGTCGGCGCGCAGATGATGAAGGGCCGCTCCGGCGAGCTCTTGTGGGACGACACGATCCGGCTCGGCATAGAGCTGCGCAAGAAGCTGCGCGCGGTGCGGCGCGAGTTCGAGGCCAAGGAGCAGGACCCGGCGCGGCGCTGGTTCTTCGATCCTTTCGCGCCCGATTGGGTTTCCATTCCAGACGCCGCGCGCGAATCCGGCGCGCATCGCGTTCCCTGGGAGAGCGTGTCCACCGATCAGCTCGCGCGCAATCCCGACTTCTGGGCGCTGGCGCCGGACGCGCGCTGGCACGGCTTCTCCAATATGGCGCCGGGATTCGCCATCACCGATCCGGCCAAGCTCACTCTGCTGACGCCGGGCTTCGACCGCGAGACCGGCGCCTATGCCGATCATGGAATCCCGGCGCCGATCGTCGCGCAATATTTGCGCGAGAATCGCATCGTGCCGGAGAAGAACGATCTCAACTCGCTGCTGTTTCTGCTGACGCCCGGCGTCGAATCCAGCAAGGCGGGCACGCTCGTCTCCTCGCTCGTCGCCTTCAAGCGCCTGCATGACGACAATGCGCTGCTGCAGGACGTCATTCCCGAATTCGTCACGCGCCGCGCCGCGCGCTACAAAGGCGTGCGGCTGCGCGATTTGTGCGCCGATATGCATCGCTTCTTCAAGGAGGCGAACGCCAGCGCTCTGCAGCAGGCGCAATTCCGGCAGGAGCATCTCCCCGAAATGGCGATGACGCCGCGTGAGGCCTATCTGCGCCTCGTGCGCAATGATGTGGATTTTCTGCCGATCGACGAGATAGAGGGCCGCATAGCGACGACGCTCTTCGTCATCTATCCGCCGGGCATTGCGACGATCGTTCCGGGCGAGCGATTGGGCGCGCAGGCGCGGCCCATGCTCGACTATCTGCGCATGTTCGAGCGCAGCGCCAATCTCTTCCCCGGCTTCGATTATGAGATCCAGGGCCTCTACAAGCAGTGGAACGGCGAGGCGAAAATGCGGCTCTACACTTATGTGGTGCAGGAATGA
- a CDS encoding LLM class flavin-dependent oxidoreductase — MRIGVFCTYENPVRDYKACFDAQTRLVRRAEEVGFEDAWVAEHHFDDDAVSPSILTLLSYLAGVTSRVRLGSAAVLLAFRNPIQVAEDVATIDVLSNGRFDFGVAKGGPFPAQNKHFHAAKEDSRDMTLEALELIERLLYEDRVTFSGAHFHVDDLALCPKPLQKPIPTWIATSTPSAVEYAARKGFGIMAASPAPIAKIEQTVAAYRATGEGADPRLALARFYYAAETREKALAEALPFIARFADRMRGIFLAQNAPASFDPQEIVERSLIGSYEELAEKIVDIHRRLGLGSLLLKPATANESLALASLDDFAAKIRPRIEAALA; from the coding sequence ATGCGCATCGGCGTGTTCTGCACTTATGAAAACCCTGTACGCGACTATAAGGCCTGCTTCGACGCGCAGACGCGTCTCGTGCGCCGCGCGGAGGAGGTCGGTTTCGAGGACGCGTGGGTCGCCGAGCATCATTTCGACGATGACGCCGTCAGCCCCTCCATATTGACGTTGCTCTCCTATCTGGCAGGCGTCACCTCGCGCGTGCGGCTCGGCTCGGCGGCGGTGCTGCTCGCCTTCCGCAATCCGATCCAAGTGGCGGAGGATGTCGCGACAATCGACGTTCTCTCCAATGGCCGTTTCGATTTCGGCGTCGCCAAGGGTGGCCCCTTTCCAGCGCAGAACAAGCATTTTCACGCGGCGAAGGAGGACTCGCGCGACATGACTCTCGAGGCGCTCGAGCTGATCGAGCGTCTGCTCTATGAGGATCGCGTCACTTTCTCCGGCGCGCATTTTCATGTCGATGATCTCGCGCTCTGCCCCAAGCCCTTGCAAAAGCCGATTCCGACCTGGATCGCCACATCGACGCCGTCGGCGGTCGAATATGCGGCGCGCAAGGGCTTCGGCATAATGGCGGCGTCGCCCGCGCCGATCGCCAAGATCGAGCAGACAGTCGCCGCCTATCGCGCGACGGGGGAGGGCGCCGATCCGCGTCTCGCTCTGGCGCGCTTCTATTATGCCGCCGAGACGCGTGAGAAGGCGCTGGCGGAGGCGCTGCCCTTCATCGCGCGCTTCGCTGATCGCATGCGCGGCATTTTTCTGGCGCAAAACGCGCCGGCATCTTTCGATCCGCAGGAGATCGTCGAGCGCTCGCTCATCGGAAGCTATGAGGAGCTCGCCGAAAAGATCGTCGACATTCACCGGCGGCTCGGCCTGGGCTCGCTGCTGCTGAAGCCGGCGACGGCGAACGAGTCTCTCGCGCTGGCGAGCCTCGATGATTTCGCGGCGAAGATTCGTCCGCGCATAGAGGCTGCGCTCGCCTGA
- a CDS encoding response regulator: MSKLPIVLIVDDFAENLIAMEALLRCDSFDIITAQSGRAALDILLDRSIALAIIDVNMPEMDGFELATLMRGVEKTRYVPIVFVTAHSPDVSRMFKGYEVGAVDYLFKPIDEQVLRSKVDVFVTLERQRQQLLQVERMREMFVGILGHDLRNPLQSILTSAERSLSVAQDDDLRKALQLIRQSGDRMARMIEQILDLTRIRMGGGLAIRPAAANFRRVVEQIADEFNGRGRTLRLAFDGDMDGAWDVDRILQLLSNLVGNAVEHSPPGVAVTLRIDGGATEFVMIHVCNGGRGVPSALRDALFEPFASSDRMRGLGLGLFICRQIVLAHGGVIEFDSDDLRGTCFHIRLPRRCAVETPLHAPRSVDGRWSETQRSDDTLFGVGARPSRKGVILVVDDDPDVRDSLELLLTTEGHEVLAAADGDAATEIVVGDRARPDMVIIDYHLSNGVVGPLVVRRLRELLNRDLPALVLSGAANDEDNARIPLQNSEQLGKPADVERLLESIQRFLAASAAP; this comes from the coding sequence ATGTCCAAGCTCCCGATCGTTCTCATCGTCGATGATTTCGCGGAAAATCTGATCGCGATGGAGGCGCTGCTGCGCTGCGACTCGTTCGACATCATCACCGCGCAATCGGGCCGCGCCGCGCTCGACATTCTCCTCGATCGCAGCATCGCGCTCGCCATCATCGATGTGAACATGCCGGAGATGGATGGATTCGAGCTGGCGACGCTGATGCGCGGCGTGGAGAAGACGCGCTATGTGCCGATCGTCTTCGTCACCGCCCATTCGCCCGACGTCTCGCGCATGTTCAAAGGATATGAGGTCGGCGCCGTCGATTATCTGTTCAAGCCGATCGACGAGCAGGTGCTGCGCAGCAAGGTCGATGTCTTCGTGACTCTGGAGCGGCAGCGCCAGCAGCTGCTGCAGGTGGAGCGCATGCGCGAGATGTTCGTCGGCATTCTCGGGCATGATCTGCGCAATCCGCTGCAGAGCATTCTCACTTCCGCCGAGCGCTCGCTGAGCGTTGCGCAGGATGACGATCTGCGCAAGGCGCTGCAGCTCATTCGCCAGAGCGGCGACCGCATGGCGCGAATGATCGAGCAGATTCTCGATCTGACGCGCATCAGAATGGGCGGCGGCCTCGCCATTCGTCCCGCGGCGGCGAATTTCCGCCGCGTCGTCGAGCAGATCGCAGATGAGTTCAACGGACGCGGGCGCACGCTGCGTCTCGCCTTCGACGGCGACATGGACGGCGCCTGGGACGTCGACCGCATTCTGCAGCTTCTCTCCAATCTCGTCGGCAACGCCGTAGAGCACAGCCCGCCGGGCGTGGCCGTGACGCTGCGGATCGATGGCGGCGCGACGGAATTCGTCATGATCCACGTTTGCAACGGCGGACGCGGCGTGCCGAGCGCGCTGCGCGACGCGCTGTTCGAGCCCTTCGCCAGCAGCGACCGGATGCGCGGTCTCGGCCTCGGCCTGTTCATCTGCCGGCAGATCGTGCTGGCGCATGGCGGCGTGATCGAATTCGACTCGGATGATTTGCGCGGCACATGCTTTCACATTCGTCTGCCGCGCCGCTGCGCGGTCGAGACGCCGCTCCACGCGCCACGCAGCGTCGATGGGCGATGGTCGGAGACCCAGCGCTCCGACGATACGCTCTTCGGCGTCGGCGCGCGGCCGTCGCGCAAGGGCGTCATTCTCGTCGTCGATGACGATCCCGACGTGCGCGACTCGCTCGAGCTGCTGCTGACGACAGAGGGCCATGAGGTGCTGGCCGCCGCCGACGGCGACGCCGCGACAGAGATCGTCGTCGGCGACCGCGCGCGGCCGGACATGGTGATCATCGATTATCATCTGTCCAATGGCGTGGTGGGGCCGCTCGTCGTGCGGCGGCTGCGCGAGCTACTCAATCGCGACCTTCCCGCGCTCGTGCTGAGCGGCGCCGCCAATGATGAAGATAACGCCCGCATCCCGCTGCAAAACAGCGAGCAGCTCGGCAAGCCGGCCGATGTCGAGCGGCTGCTGGAATCGATACAGAGATTTCTCGCCGCGAGCGCCGCGCCCTGA
- a CDS encoding CheR family methyltransferase, with product MILLDSDEKAEIELDLLLEAIYRLYQHDFRGYARSSLRRSVARAQIALRCATITDLLDRIVHDRDSFTETLRHLTIQVSDLFRDPAYFRRLRETVAPHLATYPSLRFWVAGCGTGEEAYSIAILLHEEGLLERSLVYATDIDKESMAIAQAGAYELFRMGGFAENYRGSGGRAALSDYFIPRGSYATIAPFLKQRILFCDHSLATDAAFAEMHLISCRNVLIYFDRALQDRAIGLFRESLCARGFIGLGPNESLAFSRHASSLEILSADEHIYRVK from the coding sequence ATGATCCTTCTCGACTCCGATGAGAAAGCCGAGATCGAGCTCGACCTCCTGCTGGAGGCCATATACCGGCTCTATCAGCATGATTTTCGCGGCTATGCGCGCTCCTCCCTGCGCCGCAGCGTGGCGCGCGCGCAGATCGCGCTTCGATGCGCGACGATCACCGATCTTCTGGACCGCATTGTCCACGACAGGGACTCGTTCACGGAAACGCTGCGCCATCTCACCATACAAGTGAGCGATCTCTTCCGCGATCCCGCCTATTTCCGCAGGCTGCGCGAGACCGTCGCGCCGCATCTCGCCACCTATCCTTCGCTGCGCTTCTGGGTGGCGGGCTGCGGAACCGGCGAGGAGGCCTATTCCATCGCCATTCTGCTGCATGAGGAAGGGCTGCTCGAGCGCTCGCTCGTCTATGCGACCGACATAGACAAGGAGAGCATGGCGATCGCGCAGGCCGGCGCCTATGAGCTCTTTCGCATGGGCGGCTTCGCCGAGAATTACCGCGGCTCCGGCGGGCGCGCGGCGCTCTCCGACTATTTCATTCCGCGCGGCTCCTATGCGACCATCGCGCCTTTTTTGAAGCAGCGCATTCTGTTTTGCGATCACAGCCTCGCGACCGACGCCGCCTTCGCCGAAATGCACCTCATCTCATGCAGGAACGTGCTCATTTATTTCGACCGAGCGCTGCAGGATCGCGCGATCGGCCTGTTTCGCGAGTCGCTCTGCGCGCGCGGCTTCATCGGCCTCGGGCCGAATGAATCGCTCGCCTTCTCGCGTCATGCGTCTTCTCTAGAGATTCTTTCGGCGGACGAGCATATCTATCGGGTGAAATGA